In Arachis hypogaea cultivar Tifrunner chromosome 17, arahy.Tifrunner.gnm2.J5K5, whole genome shotgun sequence, a single window of DNA contains:
- the LOC112765113 gene encoding GTP-binding protein At3g49725, chloroplastic, with protein MLRTLLAARSSLRSSRKILTSLSSPPFKCWAPSYSSKQGSDDAHETVSFLLKDTALRSRPPRLLVVQPRLRPDRLLQAKLNEALCLANSLEEQRDGYFLTDFFDKELPPHIVVQNPSMKGHKARADAYFGPGTVHNIKCHLNNAESKGEVDAVFVNAILSGVQQRNLETAWDKPVLDRVGLIIEIFNAHAFTKEAKLQAELAALTYKKSRLVRVRGPGGRYTFGAAGDAEVVSARGRGSGGQGFMSGAGETELQLQRRRILERRNYLLSQIEEVRRTRAIQRAGRKRHGGSFGQGLATVAVVGYTNAGKSTLVSELSNSDLYSDCRLFATVDPRLRSAVLPSGRKMLFSDTVGFISDLPIQLVEAFHATLEEVVEADLLVHVVDSSAPNLDEHRSTVFQVLQQIGVSEEKLLNMIEVWNKIDIEEECTDADEADKYLDEDEESDVKSMATESETDVCEQSRGEYEAMEEKENYSDGWLYDEDTMVDESDFCSPSNADDQQNEQPNKNKISETDSLIGQNGPHVKTSAVTGVGLQELLELIDEKLSAQDDEKLKGAKMVERNIFERKWRPSHTQEDSTIAAEQ; from the exons ATGTTGAGAACCCTGTTGGCGGCACGCAGTTCTCTGAGATCTTCCAGAAAGATCCTAACTTCACTCTCTTCACCTCCTTTCAAATGCTGGGCACCTTCTTACTCTTCGAAGCAGGGAAGCGACGATGCGCACGAAACGGTGTCGTTTTTGTTGAAGGACACCGCCCTGCGTTCGAGGCCTCCGAGGTTGCTGGTTGTTCAGCCTCGACTTCGCCCCGACAGGCTCCTTCAGGCGAAGCTCAACGAAGCTCTGTGCCTCGCGAACTCGCTCGAAGAACAGAGAGATGGGTACTTCCTCACCGATTTCTTCGATAAAGAGTTGCCGCCACACATCGTTGTTCAAAACCCTTCCATGAAAGGCCACAAGGCTCGTGCAG ATGCATATTTTGGTCCCGGAACAGTGCATAACATCAAATGCCATCTAAATAATGCAGAGTCCAAG GGTGAAGTGGATGCTGTTTTTGTTAATGCTATACTGTCTGGGGTTCAGCAACGGAATCTTGAG ACGGCTTGGGATAAACCTGTGCTCGATCGTGTTGGTCTTATAATTGAGATATTCAATGCTCATGCCTTTACAAAAGAAGCAAAACTGCAG GCTGAACTTGCAGCTCTAACATATAAGAAGTCGAGACTTGTTCGTGTTCGTGGTCCAGGTGGACGCTATACATTTGGAGCTGCTGGAGATGCTGAAGTTGTGAGCGCCAGGGG GAGAGGAAGTGGTGGACAAGGCTTTATGAGTGGTGCTGGAGAAACTGAACTTCAGCTTCAGCGACGAAG AATCTTAGAAAGGAGAAATTATCTATTATCACAAATTGAGGAGGTTCGCCGTACCCGAGCAATACAACGTGCTGGTCGCAAGAGGCATGGAGGTTCATTTGGACAAGGCTTAGCTACTGTTGCTGTTGTTGGGTATACAAATGCT GGGAAATCTACACTAGTTAGTGAGCTATCAAACAGTGATCTCTACAGTGATTGTCG ATTGTTTGCAACAGTGGATCCTAGATTAAGAAGTGCTGTTCTGCCTTCGGG GAGGAAAATGCTTTTTAGCGACACAGTAGGATTTATATCCGATTTGCCTATACAG TTGGTGGAAGCATTTCATGCAACTTTAGAAGAAGTGGTGGAAGCAGACCTGCTTGTG CATGTGGTGGATTCAAGTGCTCCCAATCTTGATGAGCATCGGTCAACAGTTTTTCAAGTTCTTCAACAAATAGGGGTATCAGAAGAGAAGCTTCTGAATATGATTGAAGTTTGGAATAAG ATTGATATTGAAGAAGAGTGCACAGATGCTGACGAAGCCGACAAATATCTTGATGAAGATGAAGAGTCTGATGTAAAATCCATGGCAACAGAATCTGAGACGGATGTTTGCGAGCAATCAAGGGGAGAATATGAGGccatggaagaaaaagaaaactactcTGATGGTTGGTTATACGACGAGGATACTATGGTCGACGAAAGTGATTTCTGTTCGCCTTCAAATGCAGATGACCAACAAAATGAGCAGCCTAACAAGAACAAGATCTCGGAAACAGATAGCTTGATAGGACAGAACGGTCCACACGTCAAAACATCTGCGGTGACCGGAGTTGGTCTACAAGAGTTGCTAGAACTAATAGATGAGAAACTAAGTGCACAGGATGATGAGAAGTTGAAGGGTGCAAAAATGGTGGAAAGAAATATCTTTGAAAGAAAGTGGAGACCCTCACATACACAGGAGGATTCTACCATAGCAGCTGAACAATAG